A portion of the Glycine max cultivar Williams 82 chromosome 10, Glycine_max_v4.0, whole genome shotgun sequence genome contains these proteins:
- the LOC100796509 gene encoding Serine/arginine-rich splicing factor RS40-like produces MQQGKMRPIFCGNFEYDARQSELERLFRRYGKVDRVDMKSGFAFIYMEDERDAEAAIRALDRVEFGRKGRRLRVEWTKHERGVRRPASSRRSSAIGRPSKTLFVINFDTYHTRTRDLERHFEPYGKIVSVRIRRNFAFVQYESEDDASRALEATNMSKLLDRVISVEFAVKDDDDRRNGYSPERGRDRQRDRSRDGRRSPSPYRKERGSPDYGRGPSPYQRERGSPDYGRDRSRSRSPPRRERASPAYGRRSISPYRREREGSEPVRDSSRSPYHKERGRTDHGISPSQSPEGRGRKSPQNGHGSSRSPRDTGKTSPENGHGSGSPDEKGNPSPYNGYGGSPNTVPDPRDSPNYGGPESPMHERYHSQSPPAEE; encoded by the exons ATGCAACAAG GGAAAATGAGGCCTATTTTCTGTGGAAATTTTGAATATGATGCCCGGCAGTCAGAGCTGGAGCGGCTTTTTAGACGATATGGGAAGGTTGATAGGGTGGATATGAAGTCTG GATTTGCTTTTATCTATATGGAAGACGAGAGAGATGCTGAGGCTGCAATTCGTGCTCTTGATCGAGTAGAATTTGGTCGGAAGGGACGCAGACTCCGTGTGGAATGGACAAAG CATGAACGTGGTGTTAGAAGGCCTGCTAGTTCAAGAAGATCTTCAGCTATTGGGAGGCCATCAAAGACCttgtttgtaattaattttgatacataCCATACCAGAACAAGGGACTTGGAGAGGCACTTTGAACCATATGGAAAGATTGTCAGTGTGAGGATCAGAAGGAATTTTGCTTTTGTTCAATATGAATCAGAGGATGATGCTAGCAGAGCACTGGAAGCTACAAATATGAG CAAGTTACTGGATCGAGTTATTTCTGTCGAGTTTGCTGTTAAAGATGATGATGATAGGAGAAATGGATATAGCCCTGAGAGAGGCCGTGATCGTCAACGTGATAGAAGCCGTGATGGAAGGCGATCACCCAGTCCTTATCGTAAAGAAAGGGGTAGTCCTGATTATGGTCGTGGGCCCAGTCCATATCAGAGAGAGAGGGGTAGCCCTGACTATGGCCGTGACCGTAGCCGTAGCAGAAGCCCCCCTAGGAGGGAGAGAGCTAGCCCTGCTTATGGACGTAGAAGCATTAGTCCATATAGAAGAGAAAGGGAGGGTTCTGAACCTGTTCGTGACTCCAGCCGCAGTCCTTATCACAAAGAGCGAGGGAGAACTGACCATGGCATTTCTCCTTCGCAGAGTCCTGAAGGAAGAGGGAGGAAAAGCCCCCAAAATGGTCACGGTTCTAGCCGTAGTCCTCGTGATACTGGGAAGACTAGCCCTGAAAATGGACATGGCTCTGGAAGTCCTGATGAAAAAGGGAATCCCAGCCCTTACAATGGTTATGGAGGGAGCCCAAATACTGTGCCTGATCCCAGGGACAGTCCCAACTATGGTGGTCCTGAAAGTCCCATGCATGAAAGATACCACAG CCAGTCACCCCCTGCAGAAGAATGA
- the LOC100797041 gene encoding traB domain-containing protein isoform X2: protein MESMTVIKSTFPIFMTNNAPFSLSTRPLRPILKVSVKPPPPDFDYRREISEESRAAIAESHPELLDLADNGSLVLVQKKRFGPVPSWRTEFVEPESIWLIGTTHVSEVSAVEVERVVRALRPDNVVVELCRSRAGIMYATANDELGKQLRSNMFSLSGTGFFGAVGRSINLGGQTALALRLLLATFSSKISSDINRPFGDEFRAARKASEEIGAQIVLGDRPIEITLQRAWKAMKWTQKLSLVLSIIRGIASSSNSSINKLKEASSDDGTFQLYEQLSFSYPSLLPPLIHERDTYLAWSLKRSKAVNNSKNVVGVIGKGHMNGVIYALLSDTGNLRFRDLVGKNSYDGGGSNGWIDDLIKSLVRDTIIGILLWALYEFINGGT, encoded by the exons ATGGAGTCCATGACGGTGATTAAATCAACCTTCCCAATTTTCATGACCAATAACGCCCCATTTTCCCTCTCCACAAGACCTCTTAGACCCATCCTGAAGGTTTCCGTGAAACCCCCACCTCCAGATTTCGATTACAGGCGAGAGATATCGGAGGAGTCAAGAGCCGCCATAGCCGAATCTCACCCGGAGTTGCTTGACCTGGCTGACAATGGGAGCTTGGTTTTGGTTCAGAAGAAGAGGTTCGGTCCTGTCCCTTCTTGGAGGACCGAATTCGTCGAACCTGAATCCATTTGGTTGATTGGAACCACCCATGTTTCTGAGGTTTCCGCTGTGGAGGTGGAACGCGTGGTGCGTGCTCTGAGGCCAGATAATGTCGTTGTTGAGCTCTGCAGAAGCAG AGCTGGGATCATGTATGCTACTGCCAATGATGAGCTTGGCAAACAACTGCGTTCTAATATGTTTTCCTTGAGTGGCACTGGCTTTTTTGGAGCTGTTGGTCGTAGCATAAACCTAG GTGGTCAAACTGCTTTAGCATTACGATTACTTTTGGCTACTTTTTCATCGAAGATCTCTTCAGATATTAATCGCCCTTTTGGTGATGAG TTTCGTGCTGCTCGGAAAGCTTCTGAGGAAATTGGTGCACAAATAGTTTTAGGAGATCGGCCAATTGAAATAACG CTTCAAAGAGCATGGAAGGCTATGAAATGGACTCAGAAACTAAGTTTAGTGTTATCAATTATTCGGGGGATAGCATCTTCATCTAACAGTTCTATAAATAAGCTCAAG GAAGCAAGTTCAGATGATGGTACATTTCAACTTTATGAGCAATTGAGTTTTTCATATCCTTCTTTATTGCCACCTCTCATACATGAACGAGATACT TATCTTGCATGGTCATTGAAGCGGAGCAAAGCTGTGAATAACAGTAAAAATGTTGTGGGTGTCATTGGAAAAGGCCATATGAACGGTGTAATATATGCATTGTTATCCGACACGGGAAATTTGAGGTTTCGAGACCTTGTAGGGAAAAATTCATATGATGGAGGAGGTTCAAATGGTTGGATTGATGATCTAATCAAGAGTTTAGTAAGGGACACAATCATTGGCATCCTTTTATGGGCCTTATATGAATTCATAAATGGAGGAACATGA
- the LOC100813560 gene encoding ethylene-responsive transcription factor ERF027 — protein sequence MDGNSFGNVPPPPIQVPDNLAISSSSSPTPTTSSPSPTPSGGFRYRGTRCRSGKWVSEIREPRKTNRIWLGTYPTAEMAAAAYDVAALALKGPDTPVNFPNSILSYPIPASLSSTDIRAAAAAAAQARIVRAPQESEETVNPDDGGQGLSERREEYIDEDELLNMPNLLDEMARGMQVSPLRITSYSSDDSPGNSDGDNLWSYTL from the coding sequence ATGGATGGCAACTCTTTTGGAAACGTGCCACCCCCACCAATACAAGTTCCTGATAACTTGGCtatctcctcctcctcttcgCCAACTCCCACGACATCATCTCCGTCTCCGACACCCTCTGGAGGCTTTCGGTACCGCGGGACGCGGTGCCGGAGCGGAAAGTGGGTGTCGGAGATAAGGGAGCCACGTAAAACGAATCGCATTTGGCTGGGGACTTACCCGACAGCGGAAATGGCTGCGGCGGCATATGATGTCGCCGCACTCGCGTTGAAGGGTCCCGACACGCCCGTCAACTTCCCTAATTCGATACTGTCGTACCCTATTCCTGCTTCATTGTCCTCCACGGACATTCGCGCCGCGGCTGCGGCCGCGGCGCAGGCTAGGATCGTGAGGGCGCCGCAGGAGAGTGAGGAAACGGTAAACCCTGATGATGGCGGGCAAGGGTTATCGGAGAGGCGTGAGGAGTACATTGATGAGGATGAGTTGTTGAACATGCCGAATTTGCTCGATGAAATGGCCAGAGGAATGCAGGTTAGTCCCCTTAGGATCACTTCCTATTCTTCAGATGATTCGCCTGGGAATTCTGATGGAGATAACCTTTGGAGTTATACCCTTTGA
- the LOC100797041 gene encoding traB domain-containing protein isoform X1: MESMTVIKSTFPIFMTNNAPFSLSTRPLRPILKVSVKPPPPDFDYRREISEESRAAIAESHPELLDLADNGSLVLVQKKRFGPVPSWRTEFVEPESIWLIGTTHVSEVSAVEVERVVRALRPDNVVVELCRSRAGIMYATANDELGKQLRSNMFSLSGTGFFGAVGRSINLGGQTALALRLLLATFSSKISSDINRPFGDEFRAARKASEEIGAQIVLGDRPIEITLQRAWKAMKWTQKLSLVLSIIRGIASSSNSSINKLKLQEASSDDGTFQLYEQLSFSYPSLLPPLIHERDTYLAWSLKRSKAVNNSKNVVGVIGKGHMNGVIYALLSDTGNLRFRDLVGKNSYDGGGSNGWIDDLIKSLVRDTIIGILLWALYEFINGGT, translated from the exons ATGGAGTCCATGACGGTGATTAAATCAACCTTCCCAATTTTCATGACCAATAACGCCCCATTTTCCCTCTCCACAAGACCTCTTAGACCCATCCTGAAGGTTTCCGTGAAACCCCCACCTCCAGATTTCGATTACAGGCGAGAGATATCGGAGGAGTCAAGAGCCGCCATAGCCGAATCTCACCCGGAGTTGCTTGACCTGGCTGACAATGGGAGCTTGGTTTTGGTTCAGAAGAAGAGGTTCGGTCCTGTCCCTTCTTGGAGGACCGAATTCGTCGAACCTGAATCCATTTGGTTGATTGGAACCACCCATGTTTCTGAGGTTTCCGCTGTGGAGGTGGAACGCGTGGTGCGTGCTCTGAGGCCAGATAATGTCGTTGTTGAGCTCTGCAGAAGCAG AGCTGGGATCATGTATGCTACTGCCAATGATGAGCTTGGCAAACAACTGCGTTCTAATATGTTTTCCTTGAGTGGCACTGGCTTTTTTGGAGCTGTTGGTCGTAGCATAAACCTAG GTGGTCAAACTGCTTTAGCATTACGATTACTTTTGGCTACTTTTTCATCGAAGATCTCTTCAGATATTAATCGCCCTTTTGGTGATGAG TTTCGTGCTGCTCGGAAAGCTTCTGAGGAAATTGGTGCACAAATAGTTTTAGGAGATCGGCCAATTGAAATAACG CTTCAAAGAGCATGGAAGGCTATGAAATGGACTCAGAAACTAAGTTTAGTGTTATCAATTATTCGGGGGATAGCATCTTCATCTAACAGTTCTATAAATAAGCTCAAG TTGCAGGAAGCAAGTTCAGATGATGGTACATTTCAACTTTATGAGCAATTGAGTTTTTCATATCCTTCTTTATTGCCACCTCTCATACATGAACGAGATACT TATCTTGCATGGTCATTGAAGCGGAGCAAAGCTGTGAATAACAGTAAAAATGTTGTGGGTGTCATTGGAAAAGGCCATATGAACGGTGTAATATATGCATTGTTATCCGACACGGGAAATTTGAGGTTTCGAGACCTTGTAGGGAAAAATTCATATGATGGAGGAGGTTCAAATGGTTGGATTGATGATCTAATCAAGAGTTTAGTAAGGGACACAATCATTGGCATCCTTTTATGGGCCTTATATGAATTCATAAATGGAGGAACATGA
- the LOC100797041 gene encoding traB domain-containing protein isoform X3 → MSLLSSAEADFISRAGIMYATANDELGKQLRSNMFSLSGTGFFGAVGRSINLGGQTALALRLLLATFSSKISSDINRPFGDEFRAARKASEEIGAQIVLGDRPIEITLQRAWKAMKWTQKLSLVLSIIRGIASSSNSSINKLKLQEASSDDGTFQLYEQLSFSYPSLLPPLIHERDTYLAWSLKRSKAVNNSKNVVGVIGKGHMNGVIYALLSDTGNLRFRDLVGKNSYDGGGSNGWIDDLIKSLVRDTIIGILLWALYEFINGGT, encoded by the exons ATGTCGTTGTTGAGCTCTGCAGAAGCAG ATTTCATTTCCAGAGCTGGGATCATGTATGCTACTGCCAATGATGAGCTTGGCAAACAACTGCGTTCTAATATGTTTTCCTTGAGTGGCACTGGCTTTTTTGGAGCTGTTGGTCGTAGCATAAACCTAG GTGGTCAAACTGCTTTAGCATTACGATTACTTTTGGCTACTTTTTCATCGAAGATCTCTTCAGATATTAATCGCCCTTTTGGTGATGAG TTTCGTGCTGCTCGGAAAGCTTCTGAGGAAATTGGTGCACAAATAGTTTTAGGAGATCGGCCAATTGAAATAACG CTTCAAAGAGCATGGAAGGCTATGAAATGGACTCAGAAACTAAGTTTAGTGTTATCAATTATTCGGGGGATAGCATCTTCATCTAACAGTTCTATAAATAAGCTCAAG TTGCAGGAAGCAAGTTCAGATGATGGTACATTTCAACTTTATGAGCAATTGAGTTTTTCATATCCTTCTTTATTGCCACCTCTCATACATGAACGAGATACT TATCTTGCATGGTCATTGAAGCGGAGCAAAGCTGTGAATAACAGTAAAAATGTTGTGGGTGTCATTGGAAAAGGCCATATGAACGGTGTAATATATGCATTGTTATCCGACACGGGAAATTTGAGGTTTCGAGACCTTGTAGGGAAAAATTCATATGATGGAGGAGGTTCAAATGGTTGGATTGATGATCTAATCAAGAGTTTAGTAAGGGACACAATCATTGGCATCCTTTTATGGGCCTTATATGAATTCATAAATGGAGGAACATGA
- the LOC100796509 gene encoding serine/arginine-rich splicing factor RS40-like isoform X1, translating to MEDERDAEAAIRALDRVEFGRKGRRLRVEWTKHERGVRRPASSRRSSAIGRPSKTLFVINFDTYHTRTRDLERHFEPYGKIVSVRIRRNFAFVQYESEDDASRALEATNMSKLLDRVISVEFAVKDDDDRRNGYSPERGRDRQRDRSRDGRRSPSPYRKERGSPDYGRGPSPYQRERGSPDYGRDRSRSRSPPRRERASPAYGRRSISPYRREREGSEPVRDSSRSPYHKERGRTDHGISPSQSPEGRGRKSPQNGHGSSRSPRDTGKTSPENGHGSGSPDEKGNPSPYNGYGGSPNTVPDPRDSPNYGGPESPMHERYHSQSPPAEE from the exons ATGGAAGACGAGAGAGATGCTGAGGCTGCAATTCGTGCTCTTGATCGAGTAGAATTTGGTCGGAAGGGACGCAGACTCCGTGTGGAATGGACAAAG CATGAACGTGGTGTTAGAAGGCCTGCTAGTTCAAGAAGATCTTCAGCTATTGGGAGGCCATCAAAGACCttgtttgtaattaattttgatacataCCATACCAGAACAAGGGACTTGGAGAGGCACTTTGAACCATATGGAAAGATTGTCAGTGTGAGGATCAGAAGGAATTTTGCTTTTGTTCAATATGAATCAGAGGATGATGCTAGCAGAGCACTGGAAGCTACAAATATGAG CAAGTTACTGGATCGAGTTATTTCTGTCGAGTTTGCTGTTAAAGATGATGATGATAGGAGAAATGGATATAGCCCTGAGAGAGGCCGTGATCGTCAACGTGATAGAAGCCGTGATGGAAGGCGATCACCCAGTCCTTATCGTAAAGAAAGGGGTAGTCCTGATTATGGTCGTGGGCCCAGTCCATATCAGAGAGAGAGGGGTAGCCCTGACTATGGCCGTGACCGTAGCCGTAGCAGAAGCCCCCCTAGGAGGGAGAGAGCTAGCCCTGCTTATGGACGTAGAAGCATTAGTCCATATAGAAGAGAAAGGGAGGGTTCTGAACCTGTTCGTGACTCCAGCCGCAGTCCTTATCACAAAGAGCGAGGGAGAACTGACCATGGCATTTCTCCTTCGCAGAGTCCTGAAGGAAGAGGGAGGAAAAGCCCCCAAAATGGTCACGGTTCTAGCCGTAGTCCTCGTGATACTGGGAAGACTAGCCCTGAAAATGGACATGGCTCTGGAAGTCCTGATGAAAAAGGGAATCCCAGCCCTTACAATGGTTATGGAGGGAGCCCAAATACTGTGCCTGATCCCAGGGACAGTCCCAACTATGGTGGTCCTGAAAGTCCCATGCATGAAAGATACCACAG CCAGTCACCCCCTGCAGAAGAATGA